CCTCGGTGACAATCCCGAGGCTGACGAGACGCTCCTCGACCGTGGTCACCAGGTCGTCCTCAGTAGAAAGGCTGGCTACGTCGTGGGCCTTATCTTCTATGTCGTCGACCAGGTCGTCGACCCGCATCAGAAGGTCGTCTATCTCCTTACGAGCGTCGTAGACGGCGAGCGTCTGAGATGCCACGCCGGCTAGCAATTCGAACCCGCCGCTGATCGCCACCTTCATGTCCTCATAGGGCTCGCGGTCGTCGTCCAGCAGCGTCACGACCTCGACCGTCACCGACAGCCGGCCCGCCGGCAGCACGATCGTGTCGTCGAGGCCCACATAGTCATCGTCGACGGTGACGTCGCCGGAGACGGTGATCGGAATCTCCAGGTCGGCGGTCGGGGCCACGTCGGCGGTAACCGTCACGAAGACCGGGCTTCCCTCTTCGACGACTACGGCTCCGGTGCTGAGCGAGACGGTCGGCACGGGGGCTTCGGCAGCCGACACGGCATCCACCACCAGGGCCGCCTCGGCGATGACCTCGGCGACCTGGCCGCCCTGGAGCCCGACGGTGGAGCGAACCGCCGGACCGATACGCACCGACACCGCGTTGACCGGACCCACCGTATAGCCGGCGGGGTTGCCCTGGAGTGAGACGGTCACCACCTCGTTGACCTCGGCGGTGGTTCCGCCGTAGCCGTGGTCGGCCTGCCAGGCCGACAGGCCCGACCTGGTCTCCTCGGTGTAGAGCCCGTCCACGTCTCCCACGTCGTAGCCGGCCCCGTCCAGGACCGCCTCGAGCTGGAGAACGTCGGGCCCGTCCGAGCCGACGTCCAGCTGCCGGTAGAAGGCGAAGTCGCCGGCGACCGCCACGGCCTGCCGACCGTCGACGGTGAACAGTGCGTCGCCCTCGGCCACCACCTCGCCGGCCTCGACCCTGATGCCGCTGATCCGGCCGTCGGTCGACGAGTTGATGGACTGCAGTTCATCGCGGCGCAGTTCGCCTCGGATGGTGATCTCATCGGTGAGGGTTCGGATGGTCACCGTCTCGGCGATGGCACGGTCCACACCCGGATTGGCAGATTCGACCTCCCTGTCCCACGGCCGCACGGTGAGGAGCCCGGCGGCTACCCCTCCGAGGAGGATCAGGATGGTCAGGATCTTCTTCATGGGTGGGATCTCCGGATCGGGAAAGAGAAGGCCGCAGCGGCCATGGGACCTGCGGTCATTGGTCGGCGGCCAGGTTCAGCTCGCTGATGCAGGAGCGGATGTCGCCGATGTCCAGGTCGCCGTCCGGCCCGCGGAAGTCCTCGCCGGGACCCAACGAACCGTCGGCATCGGGCATCGGGTCGCTGACCGTCCATCCCTTCCGGCGGAGGCACTCC
This genomic window from Acidimicrobiales bacterium contains:
- a CDS encoding biotin/lipoyl-binding protein; this translates as MKKILTILILLGGVAAGLLTVRPWDREVESANPGVDRAIAETVTIRTLTDEITIRGELRRDELQSINSSTDGRISGIRVEAGEVVAEGDALFTVDGRQAVAVAGDFAFYRQLDVGSDGPDVLQLEAVLDGAGYDVGDVDGLYTEETRSGLSAWQADHGYGGTTAEVNEVVTVSLQGNPAGYTVGPVNAVSVRIGPAVRSTVGLQGGQVAEVIAEAALVVDAVSAAEAPVPTVSLSTGAVVVEEGSPVFVTVTADVAPTADLEIPITVSGDVTVDDDYVGLDDTIVLPAGRLSVTVEVVTLLDDDREPYEDMKVAISGGFELLAGVASQTLAVYDARKEIDDLLMRVDDLVDDIEDKAHDVASLSTEDDLVTTVEERLVSLGIVTE